A region of Vespula vulgaris chromosome 1, iyVesVulg1.1, whole genome shotgun sequence DNA encodes the following proteins:
- the LOC127072799 gene encoding tumor susceptibility gene 101 protein, with the protein MVKMTPQDEGKIRQGLSKYQSPEITKTQVLSVLSTYKGLQYEIKPFVFVDGTQKELFNLLGTIPVTYKGSRYNIPICIWLMDTHPNNAPICYVKPTSDMRIKVSMYVDHNGQIYLPYLHDWLPHTSDLLGLIQVMVVTFGEQPPVYANSRNDTQVNTSPYPIQPFMPVPGAGSTMPGSGFMPYPPNSQYNTGNNIYPPYPPSVTSNIPYPGYGMYQGGGLNYPGQGHSGSYPYPPATQPSPTVPGSSGGSSGTITEEHIRASLVSAVEDKLRRRLREQFSQLQAELETLRRTQQELNSGSAYLSELFDKLNKEKAELEKNTIILQDKEAELEKEIAKLSDNQSIDVDEAVTTIAPLYKQMLNAFAEEAATEDAIYYLAEGLRSGIIDLDAFLKQVRQLSRRQFMLRALMQRCRQKAGLTD; encoded by the exons ATGGTCAAAATGACACCTCAGGATGAAGGGAAGATAAGACAAGGCTTGTCAAAG TATCAGAGTCCAGAAATTACAAAAACTCAGGTTCTAAGTGTTTTGTCAACGTATAAAGGTCTACAATATGAAATAAAGCCATTTG TATTTGTGGATGGAACtcaaaaagaattattcaatTTACTAGGGACAATACCTGTTACATATAAAG GAAGTCGTTACAATATTCCAATATGTATATGGTTAATGGATACACATCCAAATAATGCACCAATATGTTATGTTAAACCAACATCAGATATGAGAATTAAAGTCAGTATGTATGTTGATCATAATGGCCAAATTTACCTACCGTATCTTCATGATTGGTTACCA cATACTTCTGATTTACTTGGTTTGATACAAGTAATGGTCGTGACATTTGGAGAGCAGCCACCTGTATATGCTAATTCACGTAATGACACACAAGTAAATACGTCACCATATCCTATCCAac CTTTCATGCCAGTACCTGGTGCTGGATCTACTATGCCAGGAAGTGGATTTATGCCATATCCACCGAATTCACAATATAACActggaaataatatttacccTCCTTATCCACCATCTGTAACATCAAATATTCCATATCCAGGTTACGGAATGTATCAAGGTGGTGGTTTAAATTATCCAGGACAAGGACATAGTGGTTCTTATCCTTATCCACCTGCTACACAGCCA TCACCCACAGTACCAGGAAGTTCTGGCGGAAGTTCTGGTACCATTACAGAAGAGCATATTAGAGCATCTCTAGTGTCTGCTGTGGAAGATAAATTACGTCGCAGATTAAGAGAACAATTTTCTCAATTGCAAGCAGAACTTGAAACGTTGCGTCGTACTCAGCAAGAACTTAATAGTGGTTCTGCTTATCTTTCAGagttatttgataaattaaataaggaaaaagCAGAACTTGAAAAGAATACAATTATTCTCCAAGACAAAGAGGCTGAATTAGAGAAGGAAATAGCAAAACTTTCTGATAATCAGTCGATAGATGTTGATGAAGCTGTTACCACTATTGCTCCATTATATAAACA aatgCTAAACGCATTTGCTGAAGAGGCTGCCACAGAGGATGCTATATATTATCTTGCAGAGGGATTGCGATCTGGTATTATAGATTTGGATGCCTTCCTTAAACAAGTCCGACAACTTTCGCGTAGACAATTTATGCTCAGAGCTCTTATGCAACGATGTCGTCAGAAAGCTGGACTGACAGATTGA
- the LOC127072895 gene encoding uncharacterized protein LOC127072895 produces MAKKRINGRYLGQNIGEEVILLGTINRKSSNGKNIELLTTDGVQVNVTLNEALDINAEGYIEIHGTVQSKGTMSCNSFILFPTSMTTKFQTNQYNDLLAVLNVLGTKKWMVSESDCGY; encoded by the exons atggcAAAGAAACGTATTAATGGACGCTACTTAGGGCAAAATATAGGAGAGGAAGTTATTTTACTCGGGACCATTAACCGT AAAAGttcaaatggaaaaaatatagaacTTCTTACAACGGATGGTGTACAAGTAAATGTAACATTAAATGAAGCTCTTGATATTAATGCAGAAggttatatagaaatacatgGAACTGTACAATCAAAAGGTACCATGTCATGCAAcagttttattcttttccctACCAGTATGACAACAAAATTTC agaCAAATCAATACAATGATCTTCTTGCTGTGTTGAATGTATTaggaacaaaaaaatggaTGGTATCTGAAAGTGACTGtggatattaa
- the LOC127072652 gene encoding GATOR complex protein MIOS, whose translation MSSVKLDVLWSPVHSNKFITWGTEICLYEVADIKDGIRQLCIKLSDSTVAHLLATNTNHHYVKCIDIYPQAELDILLAVGQDDGKVVLTTFGPTIFDSYGYAGKELVPKHARQCNAVAWNPVDSNLIVTGLDKHRTDHSILLWDITKNSERIYHNNTQTDPNRPVAELAVSEVIHSFDWFKSQPKCLVAGANNKQLKMIDFRDSAKVVNAAPTKAVYDLSVNPHNNNYLLSHVDNQITIWDTRWFEKAVLTLSQGKPVTKVLWCPTRHNLLGALQKDSVALHLYDIQHCGMGGGEDAELGALERTVAPPWHSPVSFAWHPTHAYRLLAIAQQGFTDYTVCERITVNWSTRSYMAWNHASKSFKYICSNDNIYKSIDDISILTKTRALADYGLLPELAQNGELAENDTLKNLWQWLYLSRSLVEDGTVLSPDNKHPGVRTLLKLDGQQNSNNGLLKSELTYRPWADIGSTHTAKIYRSADRDKGLLLCGWRFEKDTNAPYENLFLDRLVREGAYPRAAAIAVFNLCLRQAIEILNRGARKMSIATNLNIVAMAISGFSEDRNSMWRESCLKSRCQLSDPYLRATFAFLTADNDSYENVLNENGMAVEDRVAFALMFLPDNKLIEYIKRLTQNLIDEGNLAGFLLTGASLEGIKLLNRYLEISGDVQSCSLIAIRALSSKLLQENQVQVWIASYRDLLNAWKMWNQRAHFDIAMRASTNEKPPPQIYVSCNFCGKSISAFMQGLSRARGPFGRLGSTSNKLKMSSCPSCRKPLPRCAICLMHMGTVSGIQLTSAGISRNEDDNKLTEFNNWFTWCQTCRHGGHADHITHWFRQHSECPVTSCTCRCFSLDASCKIGASVM comes from the exons ATGAGTAGTGTTAAACTTGATGTATTGTGGTCACCGGttcattcaaataaatttattacatggGGAACAGAAATATGTCTTTACGAAGTTGCAGATATAAAAGATGGTATAAGACAGTTAT gTATTAAACTTTCTGATTCTACTGTCGCTCATCTGTTAGCAACAAATACAAATCATCATTACGTTAAatgtatcgatatatatcCACAAGCAGAACTAGATATTTTATTGGCAGTAGGACAAGACGATGGAAAAGTTGTTTTAACTACATTTGGTCCAACTATATTCGATTCTTACGGATATGCTGGTAAAGAACTTG TTCCAAAACACGCAAGACAATGTAATGCTGTGGCATGGAATCCGGTAGATTCAAATTTAATAGTTACTGGTTTAGATAAGCATAGAACTGATCACTCTATTCTTCTATGGGATATAACCAAAAATTCTGAAAGAATTTATCATAACAATACTCAAACGGATCCAAATAGGCCAGTAGCAGAATTGGCTGTATCAGAAGTAATACATTCATTTGATTGGTTTAAAAGTCAACCAAAATGTTTAGTTGCTGGTgctaataataaacaattaaaaatgattgattttCGAG atTCTGCTAAAGTAGTAAATGCTGCTCCCACAAAAGCAGTGTATGACTTATCAGTAAATccacataataataattatcttctttCACACGTTGATAATCAAATTACTATATGGGACACACGGTGGTTTGAGAAAGCTGTTCTTACTTTATCACAAGGAAAACCAGTTACAAAAGTTTTATGGTGTCCAACAAGGCATAACTTATTGGGAGCATTGCAAAAAGATTCgg TGGCACTACACTTGTATGATATACAACATTGTGGAATGGGAGGAGGAGAGGATGCAGAACTTGGTGCATTGGAAAGAACAGTAGCACCACCATGGCATAGTCCAGTTAGTTTTGCATGGCATCCGACACATGCATATCGTTTATTAGCAATAGCACAACAAG gATTTACAGATTATACAGTCTGTGAAAGAATTACAGTTAATTGGTCTACTAGATCTTATATGGCATGGAATCATGCttcaaaatcatttaaatacatttgtaGCAATGATAATATCTATAAGTCTATAGATGATATTTCTATTCTAACTAAAACAAGAGCTTTAGCAGACTATGGGTTACTA cCTGAATTGGCACAAAATGGTGAATTAGCTGAAAATGATACTCTTAAAAATTTATGGCAATGGCTGTATCTAAGTCGTTCTCTTGTAGAAGATGGAACTGTACTCAGTCCAGATAATAAGCATCCTGGTGTAAG aaCACTTTTGAAATTGGATGGACAACAAAATTCTAACAATGGTTTACTAAAATCAGAACTTACTTATCGACCCTGGGCAGATATAGGTTCCACTCATACTGCTAAGATTTATAG ATCTGCAGACAGAGACAAAGGTCTTCTATTATGTGGTTGGAGATTTGAGAAAGATACGAATGCTccatatgaaaatttattcttagATAGATTGGTAAGGGAAGGAGCATATCCCAGAGCTGCTGCAATAGCTGTTTTTAATCTTTGTTTGCGACAAgctatagaaatattaaatcgtgGTGCTAGAAAAATGTCAATAGctacaaatttaaatatcgttGCTATGGCAATATCTGGCTTTTCAGAAGATAGAAATAGCATGTGGAGAGAGTCGTGTTTAAAGTCTAGATGCCAACTGTCTGATCCTTATTTAAGAGCTACGTTTGCATTTTTGACAGCAGATAATGATTCATATGAGAATGTACtt aATGAAAATGGTATGGCAGTAGAAGACAGAGTTGCATTTGCTCTTATGTTTTTACCAGATAATAAATTGATtgagtatataaaaagattaacgCAAAATTTGATTGATGAAGGAAATTTAGCAGGTTTCCTTTTGACAG GAGCAAGTTTAGAaggtattaaattattaaataggtATTTAGAAATATCTGGAGATGTACAAAGTTGCAGTCTTATAGCTATTAGAGCATTGTCATCTAAACTACTTCAAGAGAATCAAGTCCAAGTATGGATAGCTAg TTATAGAGATCTATTAAATGCTTGGAAAATGTGGAATCAACGAGCTCACTTTGATATTGCTATGAGAGCTTCTACAAATGAAAAACCACCCCCACAAATATATGTTTCTTGTAATTTCTGTGGTAAAAGTATTTCTGCTTTTATGCAAGGACTCAGTAGAGCTAGAGGACCATTTGGGAGATTAGGAAGTACTTCTAATAAACTAAAG ATGTCTTCGTGTCCTAGTTGTAGAAAACCATTACCACGATGTGCAATTTGTTTAATGCATATGGGTACTGTTAGTGGAATTCAATTAACTTCTGCTGGCATAAGCAGAAATGAAGATGATAATAAACTTACAGAATTTAATAATTGGTTTACATGGTGTCAAACATGCAGACATGGTGGTCATGCTGATCATATAACTCATTGGTTTcg ACAACACTCTGAATGCCCAGTAACATCTTGTACATGTAGATGTTTTTCATTGGATGCATCCTGTAAAATAGGAGCAAGtgttatgtaa
- the LOC127072823 gene encoding uncharacterized protein LOC127072823, which produces MYKQYLIIRGHPRVIDTYCYLMCNIWLFDMNCFVVFRSYKQEDESFCKKLLKNGVMSLINPTYNEILVRGITFEIPIFMIVIILILFGVPLIHSLLVMPIVASIIYITLYAKFLNKANEIQKEVSNIPRIYMSNNSSCFWVAEVYEKNSLNYSQQDQEYILMTEEEFNYSDIDISSYIKKIVGTIALCKNNRIPNGAWIKRLYVHKDYRKKSIGSFLLNVALEFSIMQGYNRVNIVISEYRKDAKKLCIRKGFELYLCYKKPVFRSLITMLVYELTYQINYYINENFMAIDPYYAYYILNS; this is translated from the exons ATGTACAAACAATATCTTATTATACGAGGTCACCCTAGAGTGATTGATACCTATTGCTACTTAATGTGTAATATTTGGTTGTTTGATATGAATTGTTTTGTAGTTTTTCGAAGTTATAAACAAGAAGATGAATCGTTTTGCAAAAAATTACTTAAGAATGGTGTGATGTCTTTGATAAATCCAACTTACAACGAAATTTTAGTAAGAGGAATTACTTTTGAAATACCAATTTTTATGattgtaattatattgattttatttggaGTTCCTCTTATTCATTCACTTTTGGTTATGCCTATTGTGgcaagtataatatatattacactatATGCAAAGTTTTTGAATAAAGCCAatgaaattcaaaaagaaGTTTCTAATATTCCACG GATTTACATGTCAAATAATTCTTCATGCTTTTGGGTAGCAGaagtatatgaaaaaaattcactGAATTATTCTCAACAAGATCAAGAATATATACTCATGACAGAAGAAGAATTCAATTATTCTGATATTGATATATcttcatatattaaaaaaattgtaggtACTATTGCATTGTGTAAAAACAATAGAATACCAAATGGTGCTTGGATAAAGAGATTATATGTTCATAAAgactatagaaaaaaaagcataggatcttttctattaaatgTAGCTCTGGAGTTCAGCATTATGCAAGGATATAATCGCGTTAATATAGTTATTTCagaatatagaaaagatgCTAAGAAGTTATGTATTAGAAAAGGTTTCGAATTATATTTGTGTTATAAAAAACCTGTTTTTAGATCATTAATAACAATGTTAGTATATGAATTAacttatcaaattaattattatattaatgagaATTTTATGGCTATAGATCCATATTATGCatactatattttaaattcttgA